A window of the Pseudomonas sp. B21_DOA genome harbors these coding sequences:
- a CDS encoding sigma-70 family RNA polymerase sigma factor: protein MSEFDEQLREIIPRLRRFAVSLTRNSSSADDLVQASLERALSAWGEKRAEGDLRAWLFAILYRQFLDAHRRSRRYARMLEFFTGRDDAEPSVERTVIAQSTLQAFERLPTEQRALLLMVSVEGLSYKEVAEILGAPIGTVMSRLSRARQALRQLSDGEISSPSLRILK, encoded by the coding sequence ATGAGCGAATTCGACGAACAGTTGAGAGAAATCATTCCCAGATTGCGCCGCTTCGCCGTGTCCTTGACGCGCAACAGCAGCAGCGCCGACGATCTGGTCCAGGCCAGCCTCGAACGGGCACTCTCGGCGTGGGGTGAAAAACGTGCCGAAGGCGACTTGCGCGCCTGGCTGTTCGCGATCCTCTATCGGCAATTTCTCGATGCGCACCGTCGCTCGCGGCGCTATGCGCGCATGCTGGAATTTTTCACCGGTCGTGACGATGCCGAACCCTCGGTGGAACGCACCGTGATTGCCCAGTCGACCCTGCAAGCCTTCGAACGCCTGCCCACCGAACAGCGCGCTTTGCTGCTGATGGTCTCGGTGGAAGGCCTGTCCTATAAAGAGGTCGCCGAGATCCTCGGCGCCCCAATCGGCACCGTGATGTCGCGCCTGTCCCGCGCCCGCCAGGCCTTGCGCCAACTCAGCGACGGCGAAATCAGCAGCCCTTCCTTGCGGATACTCAAATGA